From one Desulfurobacterium thermolithotrophum DSM 11699 genomic stretch:
- the feoB gene encoding ferrous iron transport protein B has product MKRNIKVALAGNPNVGKTAIMNALAGTNEKVGNWPGVTVKKKIGRYNFRGVDIELIDLPGIYSLTSYTLEERVTRNFLLKEKYDAVLDIVDVTLLGRNLYLTIELLEMGIKPILVLNKTDELRNAGYTIDKKILEDILELPVVSISAIRRKGLEELSETILRVATGDLKPKGIIPTYSEDLENAISLLLLKMKEENIPYNKRWFVIKLLENDPEIIEEAKKSLIFAEEIFKEIEVIKEALEKKYKCDLPSYIARERFNFASQIARRVIKRTEEIPRENFSDKVDKFITNPFSGIPIFFLIMWLVFKLTFDLSAPISDFIDSIFGQFLPNFLTKQLSFLPHFLLSLINDGVLAGVGAVMVFLPVLGILYFLMSILEDTGYMARAAALWDNSMKLFGLSGSSVIPMILGFGCNVPAVYATRAMRSSTERLITMLIIPWVSCGARLPVYTLFAAAFFKEYQALVIFSLYFLGIFLSLLLAFVLSKFFKQDGEEFFIELPSYKFPSWNVVINQTWIEVREFVYKAGTVILAVSVFVWALATLPAGVEYASENSLIGHVGKLLVPIFEPLGIDDWKPIVALIFGALAKEVVVGTLGALYGSEENIIHSLSNIFTPESALAYMVFTLLYIPCVATIAAIKQESGSWKWPIFSIVIELFTAWIVALGVYNVAKIVF; this is encoded by the coding sequence ATGAAAAGAAATATTAAGGTGGCTCTTGCAGGTAACCCGAACGTTGGAAAAACAGCGATAATGAATGCATTAGCTGGTACTAACGAGAAGGTAGGGAACTGGCCAGGGGTCACCGTTAAGAAAAAAATAGGTAGGTATAATTTTCGTGGAGTTGATATAGAGCTCATAGATCTTCCAGGAATTTATAGTTTGACATCTTATACATTGGAGGAAAGAGTTACCAGAAATTTCCTTCTTAAAGAAAAGTATGATGCGGTTCTTGATATTGTTGATGTTACTCTTCTTGGAAGGAATCTCTATCTTACAATAGAGCTCCTTGAAATGGGGATTAAGCCTATTTTAGTTCTTAATAAAACTGATGAACTACGTAATGCAGGATACACAATAGACAAAAAAATTTTAGAGGATATTCTTGAATTACCTGTTGTTTCTATATCTGCTATTAGAAGAAAAGGTCTTGAAGAACTTTCAGAAACTATTTTAAGAGTTGCTACTGGTGATTTAAAACCAAAGGGAATAATTCCTACATATTCTGAAGACCTTGAGAATGCTATTTCTCTTTTACTTTTGAAAATGAAGGAAGAGAATATTCCCTATAATAAGCGATGGTTTGTCATAAAGCTTCTTGAAAATGATCCTGAAATTATTGAGGAGGCAAAAAAGAGCTTGATTTTTGCTGAAGAAATCTTTAAAGAAATTGAAGTTATAAAGGAAGCTCTTGAAAAGAAGTATAAGTGTGATCTACCATCTTACATTGCTCGGGAAAGGTTTAATTTTGCTTCTCAGATTGCAAGAAGAGTAATAAAAAGAACAGAAGAAATACCTCGTGAGAATTTTAGTGATAAAGTTGATAAGTTTATAACGAATCCTTTTTCAGGAATACCAATTTTTTTCTTGATTATGTGGTTAGTTTTTAAGCTTACATTTGATCTTAGTGCTCCTATAAGTGATTTTATTGATTCTATTTTTGGTCAGTTTCTTCCAAATTTTCTTACCAAACAACTTTCATTTCTTCCTCATTTTCTACTTTCTCTTATAAATGATGGAGTTCTTGCGGGTGTTGGTGCTGTAATGGTTTTCTTACCTGTTCTTGGAATTCTCTACTTTTTGATGTCAATTCTTGAAGATACTGGTTATATGGCAAGGGCAGCAGCTCTTTGGGATAATTCTATGAAGCTCTTTGGTTTAAGTGGTTCTTCGGTTATTCCTATGATTCTAGGGTTTGGATGTAATGTTCCTGCTGTTTACGCCACAAGGGCTATGCGTTCTTCAACAGAAAGGCTTATAACAATGCTCATTATTCCTTGGGTTTCATGTGGAGCTAGACTTCCTGTTTATACGCTTTTTGCAGCAGCATTTTTCAAAGAATATCAAGCTTTAGTAATTTTTTCTCTATACTTTTTAGGTATTTTTCTTTCTCTTTTACTTGCATTTGTTCTTTCAAAGTTTTTTAAACAAGATGGAGAAGAATTTTTTATAGAGTTACCATCTTATAAGTTTCCGTCGTGGAATGTAGTCATTAATCAAACGTGGATAGAAGTAAGGGAGTTTGTTTATAAAGCTGGAACTGTAATACTTGCTGTTTCCGTTTTCGTGTGGGCTCTTGCAACTCTTCCTGCGGGAGTTGAGTATGCAAGTGAGAATAGCTTAATTGGTCATGTTGGAAAACTTCTCGTTCCAATTTTTGAGCCACTTGGTATAGATGACTGGAAACCTATAGTTGCGCTTATTTTTGGAGCTCTTGCTAAGGAAGTAGTTGTTGGAACTCTTGGAGCTCTTTACGGTAGTGAAGAAAACATTATACATTCACTCTCTAATATCTTTACTCCAGAAAGTGCTCTTGCCTATATGGTTTTTACTCTTTTATACATTCCTTGTGTAGCAACAATTGCAGCTATAAAACAGGAAAGTGGTTCGTGGAAGTGGCCAATTTTTTCCATAGTGATAGAGCTATTTACGGCTTGGATAGTAGCACTTGGAGTTTACAACGTTGCAAAAATTGTATTTTAA
- the radA gene encoding DNA repair protein RadA, with product MTKRKSIYICQKCGYKTPKWAGKCPECGSWGSLVEEIEAKNVRIGWIKPSTTSPLSLEEIGEERAERILSGISEFDRVLGGGIVKGSVSLLSGEPGIGKSTFLLQLANKFSDYGKVLYVTAEESPEQVALRAKRLEVKSSNIYVLAENNLEEISKQIEKIKPVFVVFDSIQTLFLPHIESAAGSVSQVRESAAFITNLSKSEKITSFIVGHVTKEGTIAGPKVLEHIVDAVFQFEGDKGYNFRVFKSLKNRFGSTGELAVFEMTEKGLREILNPSEFFLSERPIGKPGSVIFAGIEGSRPLLLEVQALVTRAVFSTPQRRAKGIDANRLSIIVAVIEKELGYPLRNFDIFVNVVGGVKISEPAVDLPIAAAIISSYLERPVKENFVLFGEIGLTGEVRKVKLEELREKEAKKNGFEVASNISTISQIPDFLC from the coding sequence ATGACAAAGAGGAAAAGTATTTATATTTGTCAAAAGTGTGGTTATAAGACTCCTAAATGGGCAGGAAAGTGTCCAGAATGTGGTAGTTGGGGAAGTTTAGTTGAAGAAATAGAAGCAAAAAATGTAAGAATTGGTTGGATAAAACCTTCAACAACTAGTCCTCTTTCCCTTGAGGAAATTGGAGAAGAAAGAGCAGAAAGGATACTATCAGGAATTTCTGAGTTTGATAGAGTTTTAGGAGGAGGGATTGTTAAGGGTTCTGTTTCTCTCCTTTCAGGTGAACCAGGAATTGGAAAATCTACCTTTCTTCTCCAACTTGCAAATAAGTTTTCAGACTACGGAAAAGTTCTATACGTTACTGCAGAGGAATCTCCGGAACAGGTAGCTCTTAGAGCAAAGAGATTAGAAGTTAAAAGTTCCAATATCTATGTACTTGCTGAGAATAACCTTGAGGAAATTTCAAAACAAATTGAAAAGATAAAACCTGTTTTTGTAGTTTTTGATTCTATTCAGACTTTGTTTCTTCCTCACATAGAGTCTGCTGCCGGTTCTGTTTCGCAAGTAAGAGAGTCAGCAGCTTTCATAACAAATCTTTCAAAGTCAGAAAAGATTACCTCCTTTATTGTTGGACATGTGACAAAAGAGGGGACGATTGCAGGACCAAAAGTTTTAGAGCATATAGTTGATGCTGTTTTTCAGTTTGAGGGAGACAAAGGATATAACTTTAGAGTTTTTAAAAGTCTCAAGAACAGGTTTGGTTCAACTGGAGAACTGGCTGTTTTTGAAATGACCGAAAAAGGATTAAGAGAAATTTTGAATCCTTCTGAGTTTTTTCTCTCTGAAAGACCTATTGGAAAACCGGGATCAGTAATATTTGCAGGAATAGAAGGAAGCAGACCTTTGCTTCTTGAAGTTCAAGCTCTTGTAACGAGAGCTGTTTTTTCCACTCCTCAAAGGAGAGCCAAGGGAATAGATGCAAACAGACTTTCGATTATTGTTGCAGTAATTGAGAAAGAGCTTGGATATCCTCTTAGAAATTTTGATATTTTTGTAAATGTTGTTGGTGGGGTTAAGATTAGTGAGCCTGCAGTTGATCTTCCAATAGCTGCTGCCATTATTTCCAGTTATCTTGAAAGGCCCGTAAAGGAAAATTTTGTTCTCTTTGGAGAAATTGGTCTTACTGGAGAAGTTAGAAAAGTAAAACTAGAGGAATTAAGAGAGAAAGAAGCTAAGAAGAATGGCTTTGAAGTAGCTTCTAATATTTCAACTATAAGTCAAATTCCCGATTTTCTTTGTTAA
- a CDS encoding tRNA dihydrouridine synthase produces the protein MKLKIQKEVILAPLAGYTHSAFRRLCKRLGAHRTYSELMNATGIIYKGEEKELAYFTDEERPIHLQVYGRNPEEIAEAARKIAEKYKPEAIDINFGCSVKKVLKAKAAGYLLQFPKEMGKIVAATAKALKPLNVPVTAKIRLGFYEDTLEEIAEELLKANVSAIALHPRTAKQGFSGNANWERVKDLKKIAGDTPIIGSGDIRSWKEIDQKFEETGCDGVMIGRAALANPWIFKEFKEKKDIEVRLKERIEFILRELQLMWEFFEKERACKVIKSQISQIFKGIRGKAKLNDMIMRSKTCEELLKNLKNI, from the coding sequence ATGAAGCTTAAGATACAGAAAGAAGTTATCCTTGCTCCTTTGGCTGGATATACCCATTCTGCATTCAGAAGGCTTTGTAAAAGACTTGGAGCACATAGAACTTATTCAGAACTTATGAATGCAACTGGAATAATATACAAAGGAGAAGAAAAAGAACTTGCTTACTTTACTGATGAAGAAAGGCCAATACATCTTCAAGTTTACGGAAGAAATCCAGAAGAAATAGCAGAAGCTGCAAGGAAAATAGCAGAAAAGTATAAACCTGAAGCAATAGATATAAATTTTGGATGCTCTGTTAAAAAGGTTCTCAAGGCAAAGGCTGCAGGATATTTACTTCAGTTTCCAAAAGAAATGGGCAAGATAGTTGCAGCTACAGCTAAAGCCTTAAAGCCTTTAAATGTTCCAGTAACTGCAAAAATACGTCTTGGTTTTTACGAAGATACGTTGGAAGAAATTGCCGAAGAACTCTTAAAAGCTAACGTTTCCGCTATTGCTCTCCATCCAAGAACGGCAAAACAGGGATTTTCAGGTAACGCTAATTGGGAAAGGGTGAAAGATTTAAAAAAGATTGCTGGCGATACTCCGATTATAGGAAGTGGAGATATAAGAAGCTGGAAAGAGATTGACCAAAAGTTTGAAGAAACAGGATGTGATGGAGTTATGATTGGAAGAGCAGCTTTAGCAAATCCTTGGATTTTTAAAGAATTCAAAGAAAAAAAGGATATTGAAGTCAGATTGAAGGAAAGAATCGAGTTTATTCTTAGAGAGCTCCAGCTAATGTGGGAGTTTTTTGAAAAAGAAAGAGCGTGCAAAGTAATAAAATCTCAAATAAGTCAAATTTTTAAAGGAATCAGAGGAAAAGCAAAACTTAACGATATGATAATGAGAAGTAAAACCTGTGAAGAATTACTGAAAAACCTGAAAAATATTTAA
- a CDS encoding radical SAM protein, translating to MEKVDKLYKYLSPCTLCPRNCKSLRDKGEVGFCKVTDKPMVSSFGPHFGEEPVLVGFGGSGTIFFTGCNLECVFCQNYQISHLMEGEYITVSELSDIMIYLEEKGCHNINLVSPTHQIPQVFSAVEEAKRKGLKIPIVYNCGGYENIKVLRELQGLVDIYMPDVKTFNHEFSKKYLKAPDYPEIVKETLLEMKRQVGHLKVNEYGLAEKGLMIRHLVMPGWIEDSKEILRWIAENLGKETYVNVMEQYFPFYKACDYPEICRKTTEEEFNKVYSYAKKLGLRLAV from the coding sequence ATGGAAAAAGTAGACAAACTCTATAAATACCTTTCTCCTTGTACTCTCTGCCCAAGAAACTGCAAAAGTTTAAGAGATAAAGGAGAAGTTGGTTTTTGCAAGGTAACAGATAAACCAATGGTATCTTCGTTTGGACCTCACTTTGGAGAAGAACCCGTTCTTGTTGGATTTGGCGGTTCGGGGACAATCTTTTTTACAGGATGTAACTTAGAATGTGTTTTCTGCCAAAACTATCAGATTTCTCATCTAATGGAAGGTGAGTACATCACAGTTTCTGAACTTTCAGACATTATGATTTATCTAGAGGAAAAAGGTTGTCACAACATAAACCTTGTTTCTCCAACTCATCAGATACCTCAAGTCTTTTCAGCTGTTGAAGAAGCTAAAAGAAAAGGATTAAAAATACCTATTGTTTATAACTGTGGGGGGTATGAAAACATAAAAGTTTTAAGAGAGCTCCAAGGACTTGTTGATATATACATGCCAGATGTAAAAACATTTAACCATGAATTTAGCAAAAAGTACTTAAAAGCTCCTGACTACCCAGAAATTGTAAAAGAAACGCTTCTTGAGATGAAAAGACAGGTAGGACATCTTAAAGTTAATGAGTACGGTTTAGCAGAAAAAGGACTCATGATTAGACATCTTGTAATGCCAGGCTGGATAGAAGACAGTAAGGAAATCTTAAGATGGATTGCTGAAAACCTTGGTAAAGAAACTTATGTTAACGTCATGGAACAATACTTCCCATTTTACAAAGCCTGTGATTATCCTGAAATATGTAGAAAGACAACAGAAGAAGAGTTTAACAAAGTCTATAGCTATGCTAAGAAACTTGGACTGAGGCTTGCTGTATGA
- the truD gene encoding tRNA pseudouridine(13) synthase TruD, translating into MELIEFKWKREVPEDFIVKETAEYPFSDSGNYYLYLLIKRNLSTRDLAEKLQFSYAGMKDKLALTFQYVSFDKFIGNYKKEKIDSKSWYILKFVGRIKKKIKIGQLKGNRFFINLRDLKTEERNWFINYYDIQRINNNWKKGRNLIKKLFKSPKRKLKWRENFFIDSYLSYLWNKSLELYLKERVSGHFIKEKNETFFIPELEDFQALPKFWTILGYKKKLLESEIYYEKILKEEGFELKEFLELLRKLRIKGDYRMTYVLVRDFKKVGNYVFFYLPKGSYATMYLKHLQMETS; encoded by the coding sequence ATGGAATTAATAGAATTTAAGTGGAAAAGGGAAGTTCCAGAAGATTTCATTGTAAAAGAAACTGCTGAATATCCATTTTCTGATAGCGGAAATTACTATCTTTATCTACTTATCAAAAGAAACCTTAGTACAAGAGATTTAGCAGAAAAATTGCAATTTAGCTATGCCGGAATGAAGGACAAACTGGCGTTAACATTTCAGTACGTATCCTTTGATAAATTCATTGGAAACTATAAAAAAGAAAAGATAGACAGTAAAAGCTGGTACATTCTAAAGTTTGTTGGAAGGATAAAGAAAAAAATAAAGATAGGACAGCTAAAAGGGAATCGCTTTTTTATTAACCTACGCGATCTTAAAACAGAAGAAAGAAATTGGTTTATTAACTACTACGATATTCAGAGAATAAATAATAACTGGAAAAAAGGAAGGAATTTAATAAAAAAACTTTTTAAAAGTCCAAAAAGAAAACTCAAATGGAGAGAGAATTTCTTTATAGATTCTTATCTTTCTTATTTATGGAATAAAAGCTTGGAGCTCTACTTAAAAGAAAGAGTAAGCGGACATTTCATAAAAGAAAAAAATGAAACCTTCTTTATCCCAGAACTTGAGGATTTCCAAGCTCTTCCAAAATTTTGGACTATTTTAGGTTATAAGAAAAAGCTCTTAGAAAGTGAAATTTACTATGAAAAGATTTTAAAAGAGGAAGGTTTTGAACTAAAAGAATTTTTGGAACTTTTACGAAAACTAAGAATAAAAGGCGATTACAGAATGACTTACGTTTTAGTAAGGGATTTTAAAAAAGTTGGGAATTACGTTTTTTTCTATCTACCCAAGGGTTCTTATGCTACTATGTATTTAAAACATTTGCAAATGGAAACTTCTTAG
- a CDS encoding bifunctional folylpolyglutamate synthase/dihydrofolate synthase, which produces MTLFESYFEKKEFDWKPGLERIKKAVEEINLKKFPSIIVAGTNGKGSTSHMIAKILKEHGYKTGLFTSPHLFRFNERFKVDLKEIDDEVINDCFKEIFQVVKKYSLTYFEAAFLLSLSIFYHFKVDFAVFEVGLGGRLDATNAVNHDIAVITHIDYDHRDYLGNTIEEIAKEKIAVIKNNIPAVVSENKRIVKELVLSKTNKAFIFGKDFDVADITVSIEGTTFKYGGNTYLTSLIGKHQAINAVTALKVCETILGEKFKPELLNKGLKISLPGRFQLIRKNPTVIFDVAHNVDAFKNLFKTAKEIGIKADVIFSGLKDKDIKNNLKVIKDYLNYSKGTLFVTEINNPRGMKFEKLLELTRKVGIEKTERVDRIDINYIKNETIITGSFYIVEKLDGINRI; this is translated from the coding sequence ATGACTTTGTTTGAATCCTATTTTGAGAAAAAAGAGTTTGACTGGAAACCTGGACTTGAAAGAATTAAGAAAGCAGTTGAGGAGATAAACTTAAAAAAGTTTCCATCAATCATTGTTGCTGGGACAAACGGCAAAGGTTCTACCTCTCACATGATAGCTAAAATTCTTAAAGAACATGGTTATAAAACAGGACTTTTTACATCTCCTCACCTTTTTAGATTTAATGAAAGATTTAAAGTAGATTTAAAAGAAATTGACGACGAAGTTATAAATGATTGTTTTAAGGAAATCTTCCAAGTAGTAAAAAAGTACTCACTAACTTACTTTGAAGCTGCTTTTTTACTGTCCTTATCTATTTTCTACCACTTTAAAGTTGACTTTGCCGTATTTGAAGTAGGTTTAGGAGGAAGATTAGACGCTACAAATGCTGTTAATCATGACATAGCTGTTATAACACACATAGACTACGACCATAGAGATTATCTTGGAAATACGATTGAAGAAATTGCAAAAGAAAAGATTGCTGTTATAAAAAATAACATTCCAGCAGTAGTTTCTGAAAATAAACGTATTGTTAAGGAATTGGTTCTTTCAAAAACAAATAAAGCTTTTATCTTTGGAAAAGATTTTGATGTAGCAGATATAACAGTTTCCATTGAAGGTACAACTTTTAAGTATGGTGGAAATACTTATTTAACAAGCTTAATAGGGAAACACCAAGCTATAAATGCTGTAACCGCACTAAAAGTTTGCGAAACTATACTTGGAGAAAAATTTAAACCAGAACTTTTAAATAAAGGTTTAAAAATTTCTCTTCCTGGAAGATTTCAATTAATAAGGAAAAATCCTACTGTTATTTTTGATGTTGCTCACAACGTAGATGCTTTTAAAAATTTGTTTAAAACAGCTAAAGAAATTGGAATAAAAGCTGATGTTATCTTTTCAGGATTAAAAGACAAAGATATTAAGAACAATCTAAAAGTTATTAAGGATTACTTAAACTATTCAAAAGGAACACTTTTTGTAACCGAAATTAATAATCCAAGAGGAATGAAATTTGAAAAACTACTTGAACTTACAAGAAAAGTAGGAATAGAAAAAACAGAAAGAGTTGATAGAATTGACATTAACTACATAAAAAACGAAACTATCATCACAGGCTCTTTTTACATTGTGGAGAAATTAGATGGAATTAATAGAATTTAA
- a CDS encoding phosphatidylglycerophosphatase A family protein — MNRLMEFIATGFYSGKLPKMPGTWGSILAAILLYFLWPTNLKFQLLIIFITFILSVISADYVAKELGNKDPDCVVIDEILGMEIALLGLSADIKTVFLGLILFRVIDIMKPPPIGFFEKLPGGLGITVDDAVAGVITNVILRLIGGLL; from the coding sequence TTGAACCGATTAATGGAATTCATAGCTACAGGTTTTTATAGCGGTAAACTTCCTAAAATGCCAGGAACTTGGGGTTCTATTTTAGCAGCTATTTTGCTCTATTTCCTATGGCCTACGAATTTAAAGTTTCAATTACTAATTATTTTTATAACCTTTATTTTAAGTGTAATATCTGCTGATTATGTAGCAAAAGAGCTTGGGAACAAAGATCCTGACTGTGTTGTAATAGATGAGATTCTTGGAATGGAAATAGCTCTTTTGGGACTTTCTGCTGACATTAAGACAGTTTTCTTAGGTTTAATACTCTTTAGAGTTATTGATATAATGAAACCTCCACCAATTGGATTCTTTGAAAAACTTCCTGGCGGTTTAGGAATTACTGTTGACGATGCTGTAGCAGGAGTTATTACAAATGTGATTCTAAGGCTTATTGGAGGACTGCTTTGA
- the accC gene encoding acetyl-CoA carboxylase biotin carboxylase subunit, whose protein sequence is MFKKVLIANRSEVATRVIRACKELGIKTVAIYSEADVNSLHVKKADEAYLIHGDPIKAYLNYYKIVDIAKRAGAEAIHPGYGFLSERADFAEYARRHGIEFIGPDVKHLKMFGNKIEAKKLMKELGVPVAEGSEEPVADLGEAKEIARKIGYPVMIKAAHGGGGRGLRVVRNEKELEVQFKIALSEAEAAFGKGEIFIEKYIENPRHIEIQIVADKHGNVVHLGERDCSLQRRHQKVLEIAPSPVLTRRQRERLGKICVEAAKAIGYYGVGTWEFLMDKYGNFYFMEVNPRLQVEHTITEEITGIDIVQEQIRIAAGMGLSFSQKSVQIHGFAMQFRINAEDPTKDFIPVPGTITAYYSPGGIGVRMDGVVYKGYKIPPYYDSMVGKLIVWGRNWDEAIRRSRRALNEFVIRGVPTTIPFFKKILNDPEFVNGQFDTSFIDRKIKEFTFIEEPDPEVLALALSAAIAAHHGL, encoded by the coding sequence ATGTTTAAGAAAGTTTTGATAGCAAACAGAAGTGAGGTTGCTACAAGGGTTATAAGAGCATGTAAAGAGTTAGGCATAAAAACGGTTGCTATTTACTCAGAAGCAGACGTAAACTCCCTTCACGTTAAAAAAGCAGATGAAGCTTATCTAATTCATGGTGATCCAATAAAAGCGTATCTTAATTACTACAAGATTGTTGATATTGCTAAAAGAGCTGGAGCAGAGGCTATCCACCCTGGTTATGGTTTCCTTTCTGAAAGAGCAGACTTTGCAGAGTACGCAAGGCGTCATGGCATTGAGTTTATTGGACCGGATGTAAAGCACCTTAAAATGTTTGGTAACAAGATTGAAGCCAAAAAACTTATGAAAGAGCTCGGTGTTCCCGTTGCAGAAGGAAGCGAAGAACCGGTAGCAGACCTTGGAGAGGCTAAAGAGATAGCAAGAAAAATAGGCTATCCTGTAATGATTAAAGCTGCCCATGGTGGTGGCGGAAGAGGTCTTAGAGTAGTAAGAAATGAAAAGGAGCTTGAAGTTCAATTTAAGATTGCTTTAAGCGAGGCAGAAGCTGCATTTGGAAAAGGTGAAATCTTCATAGAAAAGTACATAGAAAATCCTCGTCACATAGAAATTCAGATTGTTGCAGATAAACATGGAAATGTTGTTCATCTTGGAGAAAGGGATTGTTCACTTCAAAGAAGGCATCAGAAAGTTCTTGAGATTGCTCCTTCTCCAGTCCTAACAAGAAGACAGAGGGAAAGATTAGGGAAAATTTGTGTAGAAGCAGCAAAGGCAATTGGCTATTATGGGGTTGGTACTTGGGAATTTTTAATGGATAAGTATGGAAACTTTTACTTTATGGAAGTAAACCCAAGACTTCAAGTTGAGCATACTATTACAGAGGAAATTACCGGTATAGACATAGTTCAGGAACAGATAAGAATTGCTGCTGGAATGGGACTTTCCTTTTCTCAGAAAAGTGTTCAAATACATGGTTTTGCAATGCAGTTTAGGATAAACGCTGAAGATCCTACAAAAGACTTCATTCCAGTTCCTGGAACTATTACTGCTTATTATTCTCCCGGTGGAATTGGGGTAAGAATGGATGGAGTTGTTTATAAAGGATACAAGATACCACCTTATTACGACTCCATGGTCGGAAAGCTAATTGTATGGGGTAGGAACTGGGATGAAGCGATAAGACGTTCAAGGAGAGCTCTAAACGAGTTTGTCATTAGAGGGGTTCCAACTACGATTCCTTTCTTTAAAAAGATTCTAAACGATCCAGAATTTGTTAATGGACAGTTTGATACTTCATTTATAGATAGAAAGATAAAAGAATTTACGTTTATAGAAGAGCCAGATCCAGAGGTGCTTGCTCTTGCATTATCTGCTGCAATTGCTGCTCATCATGGGTTGTAG